The Ovis canadensis isolate MfBH-ARS-UI-01 breed Bighorn chromosome 18, ARS-UI_OviCan_v2, whole genome shotgun sequence genome has a segment encoding these proteins:
- the CLBA1 gene encoding uncharacterized protein CLBA1 — translation MLTTSSAQLVTKLRIRAFHGTLGFRIGHHTARHARCGGAAERGSAAGSLLGRTAGDSAHPDPARPTAHEAWSAEGRGLGLPRPARRRRADVRAADAGSGTGARRCRATGRRRPRDTRHPCCAGWPRRRGSRGHAPVLDRSPRRAEEESGQRLRSLFLDDQAVCVPSTATVDSHQAICTPEEAVGSCWAVGEQVSKDSGAPGRQSGDAEERARRRSALPPPDREARISGVSCEGLSTSTARGPEPGEHSGAWGEFEVFQESSASSEQFCQSFELQERPAASQPRRTASAQKERGSSQPHQGGGTETGATATPEPVISCDHVLRSAFQEVPVPQAAEGIATLDHFLETRDGENSGLESTHKLCSESRKLWRALHNTGATATSRCIWNESHSRENFLPVLGVDAAQKSLSGSPGRTLGEPGFHEPEELGFRLQHCRALIQTRLSGTPAGGQGSLITYSLFLKTPVHGNGQYITTPRKKIFSPRNLKLTLFNSEIC, via the exons ATGTTGACCACCAGCTCTGCTCAGCTGGTGACCAAGCTGAGAATCAGGGCATTCCATGGGACCCTGGGGTTCCGGATTGGGCATCACACAGCTAGACACGCCCGCTGCGGCGGGGCCGCGGAGCGAGGGTCAGCGGCGGGCAGCCTGCTTGGGAGGACTGCTG GTGACAGCGCCCACCCAGACCCGGCCCGCCCCACCGCCCACGAGGCTTGGTcggcggaggggcggggcctggggttGCCACGCCCCGCGCGGCGCCGGCGCGCTGACGTCAGGGCGGCAGACGCCGGAAGCGGGACTGGCGCGCGTCGTTGCCGGGCAACGGGCCGGCGCCGGCCTAGGGACACCAGGCATCCCTGCTGCGCCGGCTGGCCGAGGCGACGAGGCAGCCGAG GACACGCCCCCGTGCTGGACCGGTCGCCCAGGCGCGCGGAGGAGGAAAGCGGGCAGCGGCTCCGGTCACTCTTCCTGGATGAccaggcagtctgtgtcccttcCACAGCGACAGTGGACTCACACCAGGCCATCTGTACTCCTGAGGAAGCCGTGGGCAGCTGCTGGGCCGTGGGCGAGCAG GTTTCTAAAGACAGCGGTGCCCCTGGCCGGCAGAGTGGTGACGCTGAGGAGCGGGCAAGGCGCCGCTCCGCCCTTCCCCCGCCGGACCGGGAAGCCAGGATCTCTGGGGTCAGCTGCGAGGGCTTGTCTACCAGCACCGCCAGGGGTCCAGAGCCAGGGGAACACAGCGGCGCCTGGGGGGAGTTTGAAGTCTTTCAAGAATCCTCAGCCAGCTCTGAACAATTCTGTCAGTCTTTTGAGCTCCAGGAGAGGCCCGCAGCCTCTCAGCCACGGAGAACTGCTTCTGCCCAAAAGGAGCGCGGTTCCAGCCAGCCTCACCAGGGTGGAGGGACAGAAACCGGCGCCACCGCCACTCCTGAG cCCGTGATCAGCTGTGACCATGTTCTCAGGTCTGCTTTTCAGGAAGTACCGGTCCCACAGGCCGCCGAGGGCATTGCCACCTTAGACCACTTCTTAGAAACAAGGGATGGAGAAAACTCTGGCCTGGAATCCACGCATAAGCTGTG CTCTGAATCAAGGAAACTCTGGAGGGCTCTTCACAACACTGGGGCCACAGCAACCTCCCGATGCATCTGGAACGAGTCCCACAGCCGGGAAAACTTCCTTCCTGTTCTCGGAGTAGACGCTGCTCAGAAG AGCCTCTCGGGGAGCCCTGGCCGCACTCTGGGAGAGCCCGGCTTCCACGAGCCCGAAGAGCTCGGCTTCCGCCTGCAGCACTGCAGAGCCCTGATCCAGACCAGG CTCTCGGGGACACCGGCTGGTGGACAGGGCAGCTTGATCACCTACAGCCTCTTCCTGAAGACCCCTGTACATGGAAATGGGCAGTATATCACAACTCCAAGGAAAAAGATTTTCAGTCCTCGTAACCTGAAACTGACATTGTTTAATAGTGAGATTTGCTAG